In one window of Leptospira fainei serovar Hurstbridge str. BUT 6 DNA:
- a CDS encoding tetratricopeptide repeat protein translates to MHPMYLRAFGENEDAKHYFLEGYKFQTEGDLKRASFYYRKSLSLRPTAEAWTFLGWVYSLAGKTEKAIEYCHRAIDTDAKLGNPYNDIGVYMMQQKKFLEAIPWFEKAKHAPRYEVRVYPFFNAGCCWETLGYLNRARTEFESALQIDSGYEPAKLGLKKLMARYN, encoded by the coding sequence ATCCACCCTATGTATCTAAGAGCGTTTGGCGAAAACGAGGATGCAAAGCATTATTTCCTGGAAGGTTATAAATTCCAAACCGAAGGCGATCTAAAACGAGCTTCTTTTTACTATCGGAAGAGCCTTTCTCTTCGCCCGACCGCCGAGGCTTGGACGTTTTTAGGCTGGGTTTATTCTCTTGCAGGCAAGACGGAAAAAGCGATCGAATACTGCCATCGGGCGATCGACACCGATGCTAAATTAGGGAATCCTTATAATGATATAGGCGTCTATATGATGCAGCAGAAAAAGTTTCTCGAAGCCATCCCCTGGTTTGAAAAAGCCAAGCATGCTCCTAGATACGAAGTCCGTGTTTATCCGTTTTTTAATGCGGGGTGTTGCTGGGAGACTCTAGGCTATCTCAATCGTGCAAGAACCGAGTTCGAATCCGCTCTACAGATCGATTCGGGATATGAACCGGCTAAGCTCGGTTTAAAAAAGCTTATGGCCAGATACAATTAG
- a CDS encoding enoyl-CoA hydratase/isomerase family protein, with amino-acid sequence MESVRFIKEDGVGRIALNTDDRNSFTFEAFQKLDAALKSATDSNLGALVIGSDREGVFSQGLNLAELKKEEMRKDLVPFLDYFFGILKKIYLFPCPVLAEMGGHAMGYGAMIGIASDFRFGLQNSRIGLPEVKIGIRVPTSVAKMFSNIVGIREAERHILIGTPYKGSEAMEIGLLDEVFNDSATLKDSVQKFAKKLSKNSRSATSASKEAVRYLSKDLQEIFEYDKRKTIESVQSLDAIEGIDAAIAGRRPEFNKAIG; translated from the coding sequence ATGGAATCGGTTCGATTTATAAAGGAAGATGGAGTCGGTAGGATTGCCTTAAACACCGACGATAGAAATAGTTTTACGTTCGAAGCTTTTCAGAAGCTGGATGCGGCGTTGAAGTCGGCGACGGACTCCAATTTGGGGGCTTTGGTAATCGGCAGCGACCGAGAGGGGGTTTTTTCTCAAGGGCTCAATTTGGCCGAATTAAAAAAGGAAGAGATGCGAAAAGATTTAGTCCCTTTTTTAGATTACTTTTTTGGAATATTGAAAAAAATTTATCTCTTCCCTTGTCCTGTTTTGGCGGAAATGGGCGGACATGCGATGGGTTACGGGGCGATGATAGGCATCGCAAGCGATTTTAGATTCGGTCTGCAAAATTCCAGAATCGGATTACCCGAAGTGAAAATAGGGATCCGAGTTCCGACTTCCGTTGCAAAAATGTTTTCAAATATCGTCGGGATTCGGGAAGCGGAACGGCATATATTAATTGGAACTCCGTACAAAGGATCGGAAGCGATGGAAATCGGATTGCTGGACGAGGTTTTTAACGATTCCGCTACCTTAAAGGATTCGGTCCAAAAATTTGCGAAGAAGCTCTCGAAAAATTCCCGATCGGCTACATCGGCGAGCAAAGAAGCGGTACGCTATTTGTCCAAGGATTTACAGGAAATCTTCGAGTACGATAAGAGAAAAACCATAGAAAGTGTCCAAAGCTTGGACGCGATAGAGGGAATCGATGCCGCGATTGCCGGACGACGACCTGAATTCAATAAAGCGATCGGTTAA